One genomic segment of Devosia sp. includes these proteins:
- the phoU gene encoding phosphate signaling complex protein PhoU — protein MPNTGTDHIVTSYNEELLSLAQSIAEMGGQVEVAIENGTRALLKLDRELADVTIIADQRIDDMQRKIDDMAVSMIARRQPMASDLRAIITAIHVANDLERIGDMAKQLARRSLKLEGINLQPTFYNGVKNMTALVLRQVKDALDAYGNREADASVEVCNRDDEVDAMHTSLFRELLTYMLEDPRNITTCTHLLFCAKNLERIGDHATNIAERAYYLATGKQLTADVQQLQRTQIKA, from the coding sequence ATGCCCAATACCGGCACCGACCACATCGTCACCTCCTATAACGAGGAACTCCTGTCCCTCGCCCAATCCATTGCGGAAATGGGCGGGCAGGTAGAGGTAGCCATCGAAAATGGCACCCGCGCCTTGCTGAAACTCGATCGCGAACTGGCCGATGTCACCATCATCGCCGATCAGCGCATCGACGACATGCAGCGCAAGATCGACGACATGGCCGTATCCATGATCGCCCGGCGCCAGCCAATGGCCTCGGACCTGCGGGCGATCATCACCGCCATTCACGTTGCCAACGATCTCGAACGCATCGGCGACATGGCCAAGCAACTGGCGCGCCGCTCGCTCAAGCTCGAAGGCATCAACCTGCAGCCCACATTCTACAACGGCGTCAAGAACATGACGGCGCTGGTCCTGCGCCAGGTCAAGGACGCGCTCGACGCCTATGGCAATCGCGAAGCCGATGCGTCGGTGGAGGTGTGCAATCGCGACGATGAAGTCGATGCGATGCACACCTCGCTGTTCCGCGAATTGCTGACCTACATGCTGGAAGACCCGCGCAACATCACCACCTGCACGCACCTGCTGTTCTGCGCCAAGAACCTGGAACGCATCGGCGACCACGCCACCAATATCGCCGAGCGCGCCTATTACCTGGCCACCGGCAAGCAGCTCACGGCCGATGTCCAGCAATTGCAACGGACGCAGATCAAGGCCTGA
- the phoB gene encoding phosphate regulon transcriptional regulator PhoB, translating into MPATILVVEDEGDIALLLRYNLEAEGFRVVTAETGDEAQHAIAEKLPDLILLDWMLPEISGIELCRRLRAREETSRVPIIMLTARGEEEERVRGLTTGADDYVVKPFSVPELLARINSLLRRANPNLVTAALKVGDLELDRTTHRVRRANRDVHLGPTEYRLLEYLMRHPGRVYSREQLLDGVWGNDVYVDERTVDVHIGRLRRAINRGRESDPIRTVRGAGYAFDERFAATA; encoded by the coding sequence ATGCCCGCGACTATTCTTGTTGTCGAAGACGAAGGCGATATCGCCCTGCTGTTGCGCTACAACCTGGAAGCGGAAGGCTTCCGGGTGGTCACCGCCGAAACCGGCGACGAAGCCCAGCACGCCATCGCCGAAAAGCTGCCCGACCTGATCCTGCTCGATTGGATGCTGCCCGAAATTTCTGGCATCGAACTCTGCCGGCGCCTGCGAGCCCGCGAGGAAACCAGCCGTGTGCCGATCATCATGTTGACGGCGCGCGGCGAGGAAGAGGAGCGGGTGCGCGGCCTGACCACCGGCGCAGATGACTATGTCGTCAAGCCGTTCTCGGTGCCGGAACTGCTGGCCCGCATCAATTCACTATTGCGCCGCGCCAACCCCAACCTGGTCACGGCCGCCCTGAAGGTCGGCGATCTGGAGCTAGACCGGACCACCCACCGGGTGCGCCGCGCCAATCGCGACGTGCACCTGGGCCCCACCGAATATCGCTTGCTCGAATATCTCATGCGCCACCCCGGCCGCGTCTATTCGCGCGAGCAGTTGCTCGACGGGGTCTGGGGCAATGACGTTTATGTCGATGAGCGGACTGTGGACGTCCATATCGGCCGGTTGCGCCGCGCCATCAATCGCGGCCGCGAATCCGACCCCATCCGCACCGTTCGCGGCGCCGGCTACGCCTTTGACGAGCGCTTCGCGGCGACGGCCTGA
- a CDS encoding iron chaperone gives MTGPADHDAYIAAASEALRPMLAQLRILLAKTLPDAEEVMQYNMPGFASGKSMIAGYGAFSKQCGLYVDKGAIAAQAEAIAAAGLKASKTGVTFSPAKPIPDDLVVALALASREALGV, from the coding sequence ATGACCGGACCAGCCGACCACGACGCCTACATTGCTGCCGCATCGGAGGCGCTTCGTCCGATGCTCGCGCAGCTCAGGATCCTTCTGGCCAAGACGTTGCCCGACGCGGAAGAGGTCATGCAATACAACATGCCGGGGTTCGCCTCCGGCAAGTCGATGATTGCCGGCTACGGTGCATTCAGCAAGCAATGCGGCCTCTATGTCGACAAGGGGGCGATTGCCGCCCAGGCCGAGGCAATCGCCGCAGCCGGGCTCAAGGCCAGCAAGACCGGGGTCACCTTCTCACCGGCAAAGCCTATCCCCGATGATCTCGTAGTTGCCCTGGCTCTGGCATCACGCGAGGCACTTGGAGTCTAG
- a CDS encoding phosphotransferase has protein sequence MSLPDDTADQTETLLTGGQVNHVVRIGDTVRRATGRDMSRQHALFAHLAAKGFAATPRFLGHDEKGREILSFVPGEVLFEKDDFSDTQLIAAARLLRAYHDATVDFPPVQEACGEVMCHNDWTPANTTFVDDLPAGMIDFDTAMPGTRLWDLTYSTWMWLGLNEPVWTAEDQRRRLVLFVSAYGHPTCTPHLVAACLPSRQAGRIHVARQKGMHAAVTWAENAMAWTLDNITEHFQPSGLT, from the coding sequence ATGTCCCTGCCTGACGATACCGCTGACCAGACTGAAACCCTCCTCACCGGCGGTCAGGTCAATCACGTGGTCCGCATCGGCGATACGGTGCGCCGTGCCACCGGACGCGATATGTCGCGCCAGCACGCGCTCTTTGCGCATCTGGCTGCCAAGGGATTTGCCGCGACACCGCGATTTCTCGGACACGACGAAAAGGGCCGGGAAATCCTGAGCTTCGTGCCCGGTGAAGTCCTGTTCGAGAAGGACGACTTCTCGGACACCCAACTGATTGCCGCCGCCCGGCTCCTGCGCGCCTATCACGACGCCACCGTGGATTTTCCGCCCGTTCAAGAGGCCTGCGGCGAGGTCATGTGCCACAATGACTGGACACCGGCCAACACCACCTTTGTCGACGATCTGCCCGCGGGCATGATCGATTTCGACACGGCCATGCCGGGAACGCGGCTGTGGGACCTCACCTATTCCACATGGATGTGGCTGGGTCTCAACGAGCCGGTCTGGACTGCCGAAGACCAGCGGCGGCGTCTCGTCCTGTTCGTCAGTGCCTATGGCCACCCCACCTGCACCCCGCATCTGGTTGCCGCCTGCCTGCCGTCGCGCCAGGCCGGCCGCATTCATGTGGCGCGTCAGAAAGGCATGCATGCCGCCGTCACCTGGGCCGAAAATGCCATGGCCTGGACGCTGGACAACATCACCGAACACTTTCAACCATCCGGCCTCACCTGA
- a CDS encoding LacI family DNA-binding transcriptional regulator, producing MTDTLNRTTLRDVARKAGVSLGTASKALNKSGTLRAETREKVLVAARELGFRPNDLAQALHRGQSYTVGLISNDSFGRFTMPIMEGLERVLHEEGIALFMCNATDDPAREQRHIDQLLGKRVDGLVFTGRRADRRAAPGVALGGVPALYVFAQSDAPGAACLLPDDEGGARLAVAHLLNTGRKRLAHVSGPEDFEAVRLRRAGFEAALAEVHMPVHPDMILHGAWSEAWGRAAARDLLNRAEPPDAIFAGNDQIARGILDTLHDRGLSVPGEIAVIGFDNWTIMAEAARPALTSIDMNLDALGEEAGRRIVRMIRGDTVSGITRLPCTLVRRASTTQ from the coding sequence GTGACCGACACCTTGAACCGCACCACTCTCCGCGACGTCGCCCGCAAGGCGGGCGTGAGCCTCGGCACGGCGTCCAAGGCGCTCAACAAGTCTGGCACTCTGCGGGCGGAAACCCGCGAAAAAGTCCTTGTGGCAGCGCGCGAGCTCGGTTTCCGGCCCAATGACCTGGCCCAGGCCCTGCATCGCGGGCAGAGTTATACGGTTGGCCTGATCTCCAATGACAGCTTCGGCCGCTTCACCATGCCGATCATGGAAGGGCTTGAGCGCGTGCTGCATGAAGAGGGCATTGCCCTGTTCATGTGCAATGCCACCGACGACCCGGCGCGCGAACAGCGCCATATCGACCAGTTGCTCGGCAAGCGGGTCGATGGCCTGGTCTTCACCGGCCGCCGCGCCGACCGCCGCGCCGCGCCGGGCGTTGCCCTGGGCGGTGTCCCGGCTCTCTATGTTTTCGCGCAGAGCGATGCGCCGGGCGCCGCCTGTCTGCTGCCGGATGACGAAGGCGGTGCCCGCCTTGCCGTCGCCCATCTGCTCAACACGGGACGGAAGCGTCTCGCCCATGTTTCGGGCCCCGAGGATTTCGAGGCCGTGCGGCTGCGTCGCGCCGGCTTCGAAGCCGCCCTGGCCGAAGTGCATATGCCTGTCCATCCGGACATGATTCTGCACGGCGCCTGGTCCGAGGCCTGGGGCCGCGCGGCCGCACGGGACCTTCTTAACCGAGCTGAACCGCCCGACGCGATCTTTGCCGGAAACGACCAGATCGCCCGTGGCATCCTCGACACGCTGCATGACCGGGGCCTGTCGGTTCCCGGCGAAATCGCGGTCATCGGCTTTGACAACTGGACAATCATGGCCGAGGCCGCGCGTCCCGCGCTGACGAGCATCGACATGAACCTTGATGCACTCGGCGAGGAGGCCGGCCGCAGGATCGTCCGCATGATCCGCGGCGACACCGTGTCGGGCATTACCCGGCTGCCCTGCACCCTGGTTCGCCGCGCCAGCACCACACAATAG
- a CDS encoding beta-L-arabinofuranosidase domain-containing protein produces the protein MRRYSPVDFTRVSLTGQFWAERLETVLTRTVPSQYDKLGESGILESLELKDPPPPLRIPRMGGPDGHTHQVFWDSDIGKWIEAAGYALRHRRDAGLEAKVDAIVDRLAEVQMADGYLNLWYQGHEIDKRWTNMRDRHELYNAGHLLEGAIAYFQATGRRKLLDVLERYLDHIRTMFGTGPNQKRGYCGHQEIELALVKLYRLTGERKQLDLAAYFIDQRGQQPHYFDEEAVARGADPKDFHFYKTGNHQYSQSHKPVREQDKVVGHAVRAMYMYTAMADLAAELNDNSLRQACETLWKDVTTTRMYVTGGFGPSASNEGFTTDYDLPNDTAYCETCASIAFIFWAQRMLNLDLDGQYADAMELALYNGALSGLSRDGELYFYENKLDSAGQDRRWPWHPCPCCTMNVSRLVASVGGYFYSAGPDSIVVNLYGGNRAELEVSGRRVRIEDHSNYPWSGKIKLTLHPEGSGAFALKLRVPGWAGGATGAVNGSPLDMTGPLENGYLVITRDWGDGDVVELDLPMPPRRLYANPKVVMDRHRVALARGPLVYCAEQADNSVAVPDLSLSRTAAIREQQRDDLFDGIVALTAEAETIATDDWGPDLYRTTPPKATPVTLTAIPYYLWANREPGPMQVWIRES, from the coding sequence ATGCGCCGCTATTCCCCCGTCGATTTCACCCGCGTGAGCCTCACCGGACAGTTTTGGGCCGAACGCCTGGAAACCGTGCTGACCCGCACGGTGCCGAGCCAGTATGACAAACTGGGCGAGAGCGGCATCCTCGAATCCCTTGAACTCAAGGACCCGCCGCCGCCGCTGCGCATCCCCCGAATGGGCGGCCCCGACGGTCACACCCACCAGGTGTTCTGGGACAGCGATATCGGCAAATGGATCGAAGCGGCCGGCTACGCCCTGCGCCATCGCCGCGACGCGGGACTGGAAGCCAAGGTCGATGCCATCGTCGACCGCCTTGCCGAGGTGCAGATGGCCGATGGCTACCTCAACCTCTGGTATCAGGGCCATGAGATCGACAAACGCTGGACCAATATGCGCGACCGGCACGAACTCTATAATGCCGGCCACCTGCTCGAAGGCGCCATTGCCTATTTCCAGGCCACGGGGCGGCGCAAGCTGCTCGATGTCCTCGAACGCTATCTCGATCATATCCGCACCATGTTTGGCACCGGGCCGAACCAGAAGCGGGGATATTGCGGCCATCAGGAAATCGAGCTGGCCCTGGTCAAGCTCTATCGCCTGACCGGCGAGAGAAAGCAGCTGGACCTGGCCGCCTATTTCATCGACCAGCGCGGCCAGCAACCGCACTATTTCGACGAGGAAGCGGTGGCGCGGGGCGCCGATCCCAAGGATTTCCACTTCTACAAGACCGGCAACCACCAGTATTCGCAGTCGCACAAGCCGGTGCGCGAACAGGACAAGGTCGTCGGCCACGCTGTGCGGGCCATGTATATGTACACGGCCATGGCCGACCTTGCGGCGGAATTGAACGATAACAGCCTCCGCCAGGCTTGCGAAACGCTGTGGAAGGATGTCACCACCACGCGCATGTATGTGACCGGCGGGTTCGGCCCCTCCGCCTCCAACGAGGGGTTTACCACCGATTACGACCTGCCCAATGACACGGCCTATTGCGAAACCTGCGCCTCGATCGCCTTCATCTTCTGGGCCCAGCGCATGCTCAATCTCGACCTCGATGGCCAATATGCCGATGCCATGGAACTGGCGCTCTACAATGGCGCCCTTTCCGGACTGTCTCGCGACGGCGAGCTCTATTTCTACGAGAACAAGCTCGACAGCGCCGGACAGGATCGCCGCTGGCCCTGGCATCCCTGCCCCTGCTGCACCATGAACGTGTCCCGCCTCGTGGCTTCGGTCGGCGGCTATTTCTATTCGGCCGGACCGGATTCCATCGTGGTCAACCTCTATGGCGGCAATCGCGCCGAACTCGAGGTGAGCGGGCGCCGCGTGCGTATCGAGGACCATTCCAACTATCCCTGGTCCGGCAAGATCAAGCTCACGCTGCATCCCGAGGGCTCGGGGGCGTTTGCGCTGAAATTGCGGGTGCCAGGCTGGGCAGGCGGCGCAACCGGCGCCGTCAATGGCAGCCCTCTGGACATGACTGGCCCGCTCGAAAACGGCTATCTCGTCATCACCCGGGACTGGGGCGATGGGGACGTGGTCGAACTCGACCTGCCCATGCCGCCACGCCGGCTCTATGCCAATCCCAAGGTGGTCATGGATCGCCACCGCGTCGCCCTCGCGCGCGGCCCGCTGGTCTATTGCGCCGAGCAGGCCGACAACAGTGTGGCGGTTCCCGACCTGAGCCTCAGCCGGACCGCCGCGATCCGTGAGCAGCAGAGGGATGACCTGTTCGACGGCATCGTCGCGCTGACGGCCGAGGCCGAGACCATCGCCACGGACGATTGGGGGCCAGACCTCTACCGCACGACGCCGCCAAAGGCGACACCGGTCACTCTGACCGCAATACCCTATTATCTGTGGGCCAACCGGGAGCCGGGCCCGATGCAGGTCTGGATCCGCGAGAGCTGA
- a CDS encoding aldehyde dehydrogenase family protein, which produces MTELHKNLIDGEWVGSDGTENINPSNINEVVGVYARATAEETRQAIAAAKAAFPAWSRSGILERHAILRKASDEITARKQELGELLSREEGKTLPEGIGEVTRAAQIFDFFAGEVLRLSGEVLPSVRPGVGVEITREPIGVVGIITPWNFPIAIPAWKIAPALAYGNTVVIKPADLVPGSTWAIVDILVRAGLPKGVLNLVMGKGSVVGQTMLDSKDIAAISFTGSVGTGKRVAAASIEHGRKFQLEMGGKNPTIVLDDADLKVAVESVAQSAFFSTGQRCTASSRVIVTEGIHDKFVAALAERTAGLRVGHALEKDTEIGPVVDPGQLKQDTDYIEIGKSEGAKLAAGGGRVSKDTEGYFLQPTLFTEATNSMRIAREEIFGPVAAVIKVKDYEEALATANDTEFGLSAGIVTTSLKYATHFKRNAEAGMVMVNVPTAGVDFHVPFGGRKGSSFGPREQGRYAAEFFTVVKTAYTAAG; this is translated from the coding sequence ATGACCGAACTGCACAAGAACCTGATCGATGGCGAGTGGGTTGGCTCGGATGGGACGGAGAATATCAATCCGTCCAATATCAACGAAGTGGTGGGCGTTTATGCCCGTGCCACAGCCGAAGAAACCAGGCAGGCCATCGCTGCCGCCAAGGCTGCGTTTCCGGCATGGTCGCGGTCGGGCATTCTCGAGCGCCACGCCATCCTGCGCAAGGCTTCCGACGAGATCACCGCCCGCAAGCAGGAACTGGGCGAGTTGCTCAGCCGCGAAGAGGGCAAGACCCTGCCCGAGGGCATTGGCGAAGTGACCCGCGCCGCCCAGATTTTCGACTTCTTTGCTGGTGAAGTGCTGCGCCTTTCGGGCGAAGTGCTGCCGTCGGTGCGTCCGGGCGTTGGTGTCGAGATCACCCGCGAGCCGATTGGCGTGGTCGGTATCATCACGCCCTGGAACTTCCCGATTGCCATTCCGGCCTGGAAGATTGCCCCGGCCCTGGCCTATGGCAATACAGTGGTCATCAAGCCGGCTGATCTGGTGCCCGGTTCAACCTGGGCCATTGTCGATATTCTGGTGCGGGCAGGCCTGCCCAAGGGCGTGCTGAACCTGGTCATGGGCAAGGGCTCGGTCGTCGGCCAGACCATGCTGGACAGCAAGGACATTGCCGCCATCAGCTTCACAGGCTCGGTGGGTACCGGCAAGCGCGTTGCCGCGGCCTCGATCGAGCATGGACGCAAGTTCCAGCTCGAAATGGGCGGCAAGAACCCCACCATCGTGCTCGACGACGCCGACCTCAAGGTCGCGGTGGAAAGCGTCGCGCAGTCGGCCTTCTTCTCGACGGGCCAGCGCTGCACGGCCTCGAGCCGCGTCATTGTGACCGAAGGCATCCACGACAAGTTCGTGGCAGCACTTGCCGAGCGCACGGCTGGCCTCCGTGTCGGCCATGCGCTGGAAAAGGACACCGAGATCGGGCCGGTCGTTGATCCGGGCCAGCTCAAGCAGGACACCGACTATATCGAGATCGGCAAGTCCGAAGGCGCCAAGCTCGCAGCCGGCGGTGGCCGTGTGAGCAAGGATACCGAGGGCTACTTCCTGCAGCCGACCCTGTTTACCGAGGCCACCAATTCCATGCGTATCGCACGCGAGGAAATCTTCGGGCCGGTCGCTGCGGTCATCAAGGTCAAGGACTACGAGGAAGCCCTCGCCACGGCCAATGACACCGAATTCGGCCTGTCGGCGGGCATCGTCACCACCTCGCTGAAATACGCGACGCACTTCAAGCGCAATGCCGAAGCCGGCATGGTGATGGTCAATGTGCCGACCGCCGGCGTCGATTTCCACGTGCCCTTCGGCGGCCGCAAGGGCTCGAGCTTTGGTCCGCGCGAACAGGGCCGCTATGCGGCAGAGTTCTTCACCGTGGTCAAGACGGCCTATACCGCCGCCGGCTGA
- a CDS encoding fumarylacetoacetate hydrolase family protein, with protein sequence MTAMDIPAGILLGRAQLPGHDYPRIVTVRDGQLVDITAAGRATVRDIAEAGDAAAHVRSATGKAVGAIDAVVANSLAATPDPSLPRLLSPIDLQAIKASGVTFVVSLLERVIEEQARGDKSRADALRGEILDLIGTDLSQLVPGSEAAMKVKAALIEKNVWSQYLEVGIGPDAEIFTKGQPMSSVGHGAEVGLHPISSWNNPEPEVALLVTSTGAIIGATLGNDVNLRDVEGRSALLLGKAKDNNASASLGPFIRLFDGDFTLETVKQAEIALRVEGTDGFVLEGQSNMGQISRSPESLVAATLGEHHQYPDGLVLYLGTMFAPVKDRDGAGKGFTHKIGDVVSISTPSLGRLTNRVNLSTKCPPWTYGTSHLLRDLARANLL encoded by the coding sequence ATGACTGCGATGGATATCCCTGCAGGGATCTTGCTGGGCCGCGCCCAGCTGCCGGGCCACGATTATCCCCGTATCGTTACGGTACGCGATGGCCAGCTGGTCGATATCACCGCGGCCGGCCGCGCCACCGTGCGGGACATTGCCGAGGCCGGTGATGCGGCTGCCCATGTGCGCAGCGCAACCGGGAAAGCGGTCGGCGCCATTGATGCCGTTGTTGCCAATTCTCTGGCGGCGACGCCCGACCCGTCCCTGCCGCGTCTGCTCTCGCCCATCGACCTGCAGGCGATCAAGGCATCGGGCGTCACCTTCGTGGTGTCGCTGCTCGAGCGCGTCATCGAAGAACAGGCGCGTGGCGACAAGTCCCGGGCCGATGCGCTCCGGGGCGAAATCCTCGATCTGATCGGCACCGATCTCAGCCAGCTTGTTCCGGGCTCCGAGGCAGCCATGAAGGTCAAGGCGGCGCTGATCGAGAAGAATGTCTGGAGCCAGTATCTGGAAGTCGGGATCGGCCCCGACGCGGAGATATTCACCAAGGGCCAGCCCATGAGCTCTGTCGGCCATGGCGCCGAAGTGGGTTTGCACCCGATTTCGAGCTGGAACAATCCCGAGCCGGAAGTGGCGCTGCTGGTCACCAGCACCGGCGCGATCATTGGCGCGACCTTGGGCAATGACGTCAACCTGCGCGACGTCGAGGGCCGTTCGGCGCTGCTGCTCGGCAAGGCCAAGGACAATAATGCGTCGGCTTCTCTCGGCCCCTTTATCCGGCTGTTCGATGGGGACTTTACCCTCGAGACGGTCAAGCAGGCAGAGATCGCCCTGCGGGTCGAGGGAACGGACGGCTTCGTGCTCGAAGGCCAGTCCAATATGGGCCAGATTTCGCGCAGCCCGGAATCGCTGGTCGCCGCCACGCTGGGCGAACATCATCAGTATCCCGACGGCCTGGTGCTCTATCTCGGCACCATGTTTGCACCGGTCAAAGATCGCGACGGGGCCGGCAAGGGATTTACGCACAAGATCGGGGACGTCGTCTCGATTTCGACACCCAGCCTGGGTAGGTTGACCAACCGCGTCAATCTTTCCACCAAATGTCCGCCCTGGACCTACGGGACCAGCCATCTGCTGCGCGATCTGGCGCGCGCCAATCTCCTTTAG
- a CDS encoding SIMPL domain-containing protein, which yields MRALSVLAPLALLATALPAYAGTISIEGRGEVRAAPDMATINSGVTTQGATAREALDANTAAMSELIAALKEAGIEARDIQTSGFSVNPNYVYSDARDDLGYSLPPRINGYQVANTVTVVVRDLEDLGAILDRSVTVGANTVNGVSFSVADPAELLNEARKAAFADAREKAELYATAAGAELGELESISERQDFNGPQPYPMYARAEMAQAADVPVEAGELTFAISVNVAWDLNNTAD from the coding sequence ATGCGTGCCCTCAGCGTCCTCGCTCCCCTCGCCTTGCTCGCCACCGCCCTGCCCGCCTATGCCGGCACCATTTCCATCGAAGGCCGCGGCGAAGTCCGCGCTGCCCCCGACATGGCCACGATCAATTCCGGCGTGACCACCCAGGGCGCGACTGCGCGCGAGGCGCTCGACGCCAATACCGCCGCCATGTCCGAGTTGATTGCCGCGCTCAAGGAAGCGGGGATCGAGGCTCGCGACATCCAGACCTCCGGCTTCTCGGTCAATCCCAATTACGTCTATTCCGACGCCCGCGACGATCTTGGCTATTCCCTGCCGCCGCGGATCAACGGCTATCAGGTCGCCAATACGGTGACGGTCGTGGTGCGTGACCTCGAAGACCTCGGCGCCATACTCGACCGGTCGGTCACGGTGGGTGCCAATACCGTCAATGGCGTCAGCTTCTCGGTCGCCGATCCGGCCGAACTGCTCAACGAGGCCCGCAAGGCCGCATTCGCCGACGCCCGCGAAAAGGCCGAACTCTACGCCACGGCCGCCGGCGCCGAACTGGGCGAACTCGAATCGATCAGCGAACGGCAGGACTTCAACGGTCCACAGCCCTATCCGATGTATGCAAGGGCCGAAATGGCGCAGGCCGCCGACGTGCCGGTTGAGGCGGGCGAACTGACCTTCGCAATCTCGGTGAATGTTGCGTGGGATTTGAACAACACGGCCGACTAA
- a CDS encoding sulfite exporter TauE/SafE family protein has translation MDLGSLLAYWPFVLGLMATGVVSGVAAGLLGIGGGAVIVPALSNALLLMGYDGDIVQHVAVGTSLAIIIPTGIMSARAHHKRGALDMDILKLWAPVIVIGTFVGGLMAGWYSGDVLRVVFAVMAFVIAANIVFGFQTRLMGHLHGSSLTHRISAFIVGYMSSLMGIGGGSLTVPTLVAFGQSMHRAVGTSAAIGVAIAVSGTLGFIISGWSVANLPPLSFGYINLLALALVGVLAALCAPLGAALAHRMDQKTLKYVFAIFLVAVGLNMLWKVIFG, from the coding sequence ATGGATTTGGGCAGCCTGCTCGCCTACTGGCCCTTCGTCTTGGGACTGATGGCCACAGGAGTGGTGTCCGGGGTCGCTGCGGGCCTGCTGGGTATTGGCGGGGGCGCGGTCATCGTGCCGGCTCTCAGCAATGCCCTCCTGCTGATGGGCTACGACGGCGACATCGTCCAGCATGTGGCGGTCGGCACCTCCCTCGCCATCATCATCCCGACCGGAATCATGAGCGCCCGGGCCCATCACAAGCGGGGGGCGCTCGACATGGATATCCTCAAGCTCTGGGCCCCGGTGATCGTGATCGGCACCTTCGTCGGTGGGCTGATGGCGGGCTGGTATTCCGGCGACGTGCTGCGCGTGGTCTTTGCGGTCATGGCCTTCGTGATCGCGGCCAATATCGTCTTCGGTTTCCAGACCAGGCTCATGGGGCACCTGCACGGCTCGTCGCTGACGCACCGCATTTCGGCATTCATCGTCGGCTACATGTCGTCACTGATGGGGATTGGCGGCGGTTCGCTGACCGTGCCGACGCTGGTCGCCTTCGGGCAGTCCATGCACAGGGCCGTCGGGACTTCGGCGGCCATCGGCGTGGCCATCGCGGTGTCGGGAACCCTGGGCTTCATCATATCCGGCTGGAGCGTTGCCAACCTGCCGCCGCTCAGCTTTGGCTATATCAATCTGCTGGCACTGGCCCTGGTGGGGGTGCTCGCGGCCCTGTGCGCGCCTCTGGGTGCCGCCCTCGCGCACCGCATGGATCAGAAGACGCTGAAATATGTCTTCGCGATCTTCCTCGTCGCCGTAGGGCTCAACATGCTGTGGAAAGTGATTTTCGGCTAG
- a CDS encoding secondary thiamine-phosphate synthase enzyme YjbQ, translated as MRQAVQSLSIQTRGQGLYEVTESLAAFVASNAVQTGLVTAFVRHTSCSLLIQENADPDVQTDLNGYFARLVPEGMDWLVHTTEGPDDMPAHIRAALTQTSIGIPIMSGRAVLGTWQGLYLFEHRRRPHRREIVLHLSGE; from the coding sequence ATGCGTCAGGCTGTTCAATCGCTTTCGATCCAGACCCGCGGACAGGGCCTCTACGAGGTGACTGAAAGCCTCGCCGCGTTCGTTGCGTCCAATGCCGTGCAGACGGGACTGGTGACGGCCTTCGTACGGCACACATCGTGTTCGCTGCTCATCCAGGAAAATGCCGACCCGGACGTGCAGACCGACCTCAACGGCTATTTTGCCAGGCTGGTGCCCGAGGGCATGGACTGGCTGGTCCACACCACTGAAGGGCCGGATGACATGCCGGCCCATATACGCGCCGCCCTGACCCAGACGTCGATCGGCATTCCCATCATGTCCGGGCGCGCGGTGCTGGGCACCTGGCAGGGGCTTTATCTATTCGAGCACAGGCGCCGGCCGCATCGGCGGGAAATCGTGCTGCATCTATCGGGAGAATGA